The Micromonospora sp. NBC_00421 DNA window GCCGACCCGCTTCTCGTGGCCGCTGAGCACGAGGGGCCGGTTGGTGCCGGCGAGGTCCCAAATCTCTACGATCATTACCAATTACTAAAAGTGCTTTTATCCTTAACAATAGTATTCATAACCCCACACTATTTGCCGCATCATCTCGGCGCGCCGTAGGCGGATCATCGATCCGGGACTCCGGCGACGGCCGACTCAGGGGGCTGTTGTCCGCAGGTCGTGCAGGTGGGACAGCGGTGCGTGCGGTGGACGCCACTCCAGCAACAGCGCCGTCGCGTCGTCGTCGAGCTGCCCCGACTGGTACGCGACCACCGCGCGCACCAGCCGGCGCATCGTCTCCGGGGTGGCCAGCTGGTCGTTGAGGGCCCGGTTGACGAAGTCGACGAGACGCGTCAACCCGAACCGTTCCCCGTCGATGCCACGCGCGTCGGTGATGCCGTCGGTGTAGGCGAGGATGCGGTCCCCAGGGTGCAGCTCCTCCTCGTACACCTCGGGGCGGTGGGTCGCGAGGTGACCCAGGCCGAGCGGGAGCGCGGTCGGGCCCGGCAGCTCCCGGATCGCCTTGCCGTCGCGCAGCAGCAGGGCACCCGGGTGGCCGGCGTTGATCATCCGGAGCCGGCCGGTGCTCCGCTCCAGCTCGACCAGGAGCGCCGTGGCGAACATGTGCGGGTGCTCGGAGCGCACCCACCTGTCGATGCTGGTCGCCGTGTCGACCAGGTCGAGGCCACAGCGGCGCGCGTTGCGGTAGGCGCTCACCACCAGGGAGGCCAGGGTGCTCGCCTTGATGCCGTGCCCGCAGGTGTCGAACAGCCCGACGCTGAGCACGTCACCGTTGAGCGCGTAGTCGAAGATGTCCCCGCCGACGTCGTAGCACGGTTCGAGGATGGTGGTGAGCACCATGTCGTCGGTGGCGAAGGTCAGCGGCGGCAGCAGGCCCCAGACGATCTCGGCGGCGACCTGCATCGGCAGCCGACGCCGCAGCCGTTCCACGACGTCGCCGTACGGTCGGCGGTTCACCACGAGTTGCGCGACACAGGTCGCCAACTCCCAGGCCGGCTCGTTCATCGCCGGGTCCCCGGCGGCCGGCGAGACGATCTCCAGCACGCCCATCCGTTCGCACCCGACGAGCAGCGGGACCCAGATCCGGTCCGGGCTGTCGGGCGCGCGCTGCACGTCGAGGCCGGTGAACGCCCGACCGGCGAGGGTCGTCTCGATCGGCAGCGCCTCGCGGTCCAGGCCGGCACCGAGCAGCGGTACGAGGCTGGCCTGCTGGTAGTCCGCCAGGTAGATCACGATCTCGGTGGCGTCGATGGCCGGCGCGGCCCGGTTCACCAGCAATGGCAGGTCGTCCGGCCCCCCGCGAGGCGCGGCGAGCTGGAGCCAACGCACCGCGTCACCCGCGTCGACCAATCTGAACCTCCCCCACGTCTCCCCCACCGTAGGAGGCGCACGGGAAACCCGCCACCACCTGATTCGAGGACACGGCGGACAGGAAGAATGACGGTGGCGGACATCTCCGTCCGCGCGTACGAAGGAGGCAGCGTCATGGTCGTCGCAGGGCTCATCCTGGCCGGCATCGCCGGCCTCATCCACGTCTACATCTTCTACCTGGAGTCCGTCGTCTGGACGACCGCCCGCGCGCGCTCGGTCTTCGGCACCAGCCGCGAGGAGGCGGAGGCGACCCGGCAGCTCGCCTTCAACCAGGGCTTCTACAACCTCTTCCTGGCGATCACGATCGTCGTCGGCATCATCGCCTACGCCGTCGGCGCGCACACCGTCGGCGCGACCCTGGTCTTCGTCGGCGCCGGTTCGATGGTCGCCGCCGGTCTGGTGCTGCTGATCTCGGCACCGGCGAAGGCGAGCGCCGCGCTCAAGCAGCTCGTCCCCCCACTCCTGGCCGTCGTCGCCCTGGCGATCGGGCTCAGCCTCGGCTGAGCCCGATCGGTCACGACCCGGCACGGGAGCCCGGTCAGGGGCGGTAGCGGTAGCCCATCCCCGGCTCGGTGATCAGGTGCCGGGGCCGGGCCGGGTCGTCCTCCAGCTTGCGCCGCAACTGGGCCAGGTACTGCCGCAGGTAGTTGGTCTCGTGCTGGTATTCCGGCCCCCACACCTCGTGCAGGAGCTGGCGCTGGCTGATCAGCTTCCCGGGGTGGCGCAGCAGCCGCTCCAGCACCGCCCACTGGGTGGGGGTGAGCCGGACCTCGACACCGTCGTCGCGGGTGACGACGCGGGCGGCGAGATCGACGGTGTGCCGGCCCACCCGGGCCTCGGCGGCGGCGTCGACCGGCGCGCTGGTGAGCCGACGGGTGACGGCGCGGATCCGGGCGAGGAGTTCGTCGACCCCGAACGGCTTGGTGACGTAGTCGTCGGCACCGGCGTCGAGGGCGGCGACCTTGTCCGCGCTGCCGGCCCGGCCGGAGAGCACGATGATCGGGATCGTGGTCCAGCCGCGCAGGCCCCGGATGACCTCGACGCCGTCGAGGTCGGGCAGCCCGAGGTCGAGCACCACCAGGTCCGGCGGGTGGCTGGCGGCGGCCTTCAGCGCGGCGGTGCCGGTCCCGGCGACCTCGACGTCGTACCCCCGGGCACGCAGGTTGATCCGGAGTGCGCGGAGGATCTGGGGTTCGTCGTCGACGACCAGGATGCGGGTCACCGGTCCGGCCTCTCGTCGGCGGCAGGCAGCCGCAGCACCATGGTCAGTCCTCCGCCGGGGGTGGTCTCCGGGGTGATGCTGCCACCCATCGCCTCGGTCAGCCCCCGGGACAGCGCCAGCCCCAGCCCCACCCCGGTCTGGTTGTCCCGGTCGCCGAGCCGCTGGAACGGCAGGAAGACGTGCTCCCAGCGGTCCTCGGGGATGCCGGGGCCGGTGTCGATGACCCGCAGCTCCACCTGCCCGGCGTGGGCGCTGGCGGTGAGCGTGGGCGGCTGCCCGGGTGGGCTGTGCCGCAGGGCGTTGGCGACGATGTTGACAAGCACCCGTTCCAGCAGGCCCGGGTCGGCGTCGACCGCCGGCAGGTCGGCGGGGATGTCGGTCCGCACGTCGGCGGCGGCCGGCCCCAGCTCGTCCAGGGCCAGCGGTACGGCGTCCTCCAGGCCGATCGCGGTGCGGGTGACGCCCAGCGCGCCGGCCTGCAACCGGCTCATGTCGAGCAGGTTCGCCACCAGCCGACCGAGCCGGTCCAGTGACTCGTCGGCGGTGGCGAGCAACTCGGCCCGGTCCTCGGGGTCGAAGTCGACGTCCGGGCTGCGCAGGCTGCTCACCGCGGCCTTCGCCGACGCCAGCGGCGTACGCAGGTCGTGGCTGACCGCGGCGAGCAACGCGGTGCGCAACCGGTCGGCCTCGGCGAGCGGCCGGGCGGTGGCCGCCTCCTCGGCGAGCCGTTCCTGGCGCAGCGCGACGGCGGCCTGGGCGGCGAACGCCTCG harbors:
- a CDS encoding response regulator — translated: MTRILVVDDEPQILRALRINLRARGYDVEVAGTGTAALKAAASHPPDLVVLDLGLPDLDGVEVIRGLRGWTTIPIIVLSGRAGSADKVAALDAGADDYVTKPFGVDELLARIRAVTRRLTSAPVDAAAEARVGRHTVDLAARVVTRDDGVEVRLTPTQWAVLERLLRHPGKLISQRQLLHEVWGPEYQHETNYLRQYLAQLRRKLEDDPARPRHLITEPGMGYRYRP
- a CDS encoding PP2C family protein-serine/threonine phosphatase, with translation MVDAGDAVRWLQLAAPRGGPDDLPLLVNRAAPAIDATEIVIYLADYQQASLVPLLGAGLDREALPIETTLAGRAFTGLDVQRAPDSPDRIWVPLLVGCERMGVLEIVSPAAGDPAMNEPAWELATCVAQLVVNRRPYGDVVERLRRRLPMQVAAEIVWGLLPPLTFATDDMVLTTILEPCYDVGGDIFDYALNGDVLSVGLFDTCGHGIKASTLASLVVSAYRNARRCGLDLVDTATSIDRWVRSEHPHMFATALLVELERSTGRLRMINAGHPGALLLRDGKAIRELPGPTALPLGLGHLATHRPEVYEEELHPGDRILAYTDGITDARGIDGERFGLTRLVDFVNRALNDQLATPETMRRLVRAVVAYQSGQLDDDATALLLEWRPPHAPLSHLHDLRTTAP
- a CDS encoding DUF1304 domain-containing protein, with the protein product MADISVRAYEGGSVMVVAGLILAGIAGLIHVYIFYLESVVWTTARARSVFGTSREEAEATRQLAFNQGFYNLFLAITIVVGIIAYAVGAHTVGATLVFVGAGSMVAAGLVLLISAPAKASAALKQLVPPLLAVVALAIGLSLG